Proteins encoded within one genomic window of Citrobacter amalonaticus Y19:
- the topB gene encoding DNA topoisomerase III has product MRLFIAEKPSLARAIADVLPKPHRKGDGFIECGNGQVVTWCIGHLLEQAQPDVYDSRYARWNLADLPIVPEKWQLQPRPSVTKQLNVIKRFLHEASEVIHAGDPDREGQLLVDEVLDYLQLAPEKRHQVQRCLINDLNPQAVERAIERLRSNNEFVPLCVSALARARADWLYGINMTRAYTILGRNAGYQGVLSVGRVQTPVLGLVVRRDEEIENFVAKDFFEVKAHIVTPADERFTATWQPSEACEPYQDEEGRLLHRPLAEHVVNRINGQPAIVTSYNDKRESESAPLPFSLSALQIEAAKRFGLSAQNVLDICQKLYETHKLITYPRSDCRYLPEEHFAGRHAVMNAIGVHAPDLLPQPAVNPDTRNRCWDDKKVDAHHAIIPTARSNSINLTENEAKVYNLVARQYLMQFCPDAVFRKCVIELDIAKGKFVAKARFLAEAGWRTLLGSKERDEENDGTPLPVVAKDDELLCEKGEVVERQTQPPRHFTDATLLSAMTGIARFVQDKDLKKILRATDGLGTEATRAGIIELLFKRGFLIKKGRYIHSTDAGKALFHSLPEMATRPDMTAHWESILTQISEKQCRYQDFMQPLVGTLYQLIDQARSTPVRRFRGIVAPGGGDGEKKKSAPRKRAAKKSPPSAEAGL; this is encoded by the coding sequence ATGCGGTTGTTTATTGCCGAAAAGCCGAGTCTGGCCCGCGCCATTGCCGATGTGCTGCCAAAGCCGCACCGCAAGGGCGATGGCTTTATTGAATGCGGTAACGGTCAGGTGGTGACCTGGTGTATCGGTCACCTGCTTGAGCAGGCGCAGCCCGATGTTTACGACAGTCGTTACGCGCGCTGGAACCTGGCCGATCTGCCGATTGTGCCGGAAAAGTGGCAATTGCAGCCGCGTCCTTCCGTGACCAAACAGCTCAACGTGATCAAGCGCTTTCTGCACGAGGCCAGTGAGGTTATCCACGCGGGAGACCCGGATCGCGAAGGGCAACTGCTGGTGGATGAGGTGCTGGATTACCTGCAACTGGCACCGGAAAAGCGCCATCAGGTGCAGCGTTGTTTGATTAACGATCTCAACCCGCAGGCCGTTGAACGCGCCATTGAGCGCCTGCGTTCAAACAATGAATTTGTGCCATTGTGCGTGTCGGCGCTGGCTCGCGCCCGCGCGGACTGGCTGTACGGCATCAACATGACCCGTGCGTATACCATCCTCGGACGTAACGCCGGTTATCAGGGGGTGCTCTCCGTTGGGCGCGTACAGACGCCGGTGCTTGGACTGGTGGTACGCCGTGACGAAGAGATCGAAAACTTCGTTGCCAAAGATTTCTTTGAAGTGAAAGCACATATCGTGACCCCTGCGGATGAACGCTTCACCGCCACCTGGCAGCCGAGCGAAGCGTGCGAACCGTATCAGGATGAAGAGGGACGGTTACTGCATCGTCCGCTGGCGGAACATGTGGTCAACCGCATCAACGGACAGCCGGCGATTGTCACCAGCTATAACGATAAACGGGAATCCGAATCTGCGCCGCTGCCGTTTTCGCTGTCAGCCTTACAGATTGAAGCGGCAAAGCGCTTTGGTCTGAGCGCGCAGAACGTGCTCGATATCTGCCAGAAACTGTATGAAACCCATAAACTGATTACCTATCCGCGTTCTGACTGTCGCTATCTGCCGGAAGAGCACTTTGCCGGACGTCATGCGGTGATGAACGCCATCGGCGTGCATGCGCCGGATCTGCTGCCGCAACCGGCGGTGAATCCCGATACCCGCAATCGCTGCTGGGATGACAAAAAGGTCGATGCGCACCACGCCATTATCCCTACCGCGCGCAGTAACAGCATCAATCTGACGGAGAACGAAGCGAAGGTGTACAACCTGGTAGCCCGTCAGTACCTGATGCAGTTCTGCCCGGATGCGGTGTTCCGTAAATGCGTGATTGAACTGGACATCGCAAAGGGTAAATTTGTCGCCAAAGCCCGGTTCCTCGCAGAAGCGGGCTGGCGGACGCTGCTCGGCAGTAAAGAGCGTGATGAAGAGAACGACGGCACGCCGCTGCCGGTGGTGGCGAAAGACGATGAACTGTTGTGTGAAAAAGGCGAGGTCGTTGAACGCCAGACCCAGCCGCCGCGCCACTTTACCGATGCCACACTGCTGTCGGCGATGACCGGGATTGCGCGTTTCGTGCAGGATAAAGATCTGAAAAAGATCCTCCGCGCAACGGATGGGCTGGGCACCGAAGCCACACGTGCCGGGATCATTGAACTGCTGTTTAAACGCGGCTTTCTGATCAAAAAAGGGCGCTATATTCACTCCACCGATGCCGGAAAAGCGCTGTTCCACTCGCTGCCGGAGATGGCGACCCGTCCGGACATGACCGCTCACTGGGAGTCGATACTGACGCAAATCAGCGAAAAGCAGTGCCGCTACCAGGATTTTATGCAGCCGCTGGTGGGGACGCTGTATCAACTGATCGATCAGGCGCGAAGCACGCCGGTACGCCGCTTCCGTGGCATTGTGGCGCCAGGCGGTGGCGACGGCGAGAAGAAAAAAAGCGCGCCCCGCAAACGCGCGGCGAAAAAAAGCCCGCCATCAGCAGAGGCGGGCTTGTAA
- the ansA gene encoding asparaginase, producing MQKKSIYVAYTGGTIGMQRSEQGYIPVSGHLQRQLALMPEFHRPEMPDFTIHEYTPLMDSSDMTPEDWQHIADDIKNHYDQYDGFVILHGTDTMAFTASALSFMLENLGKPVIVTGSQIPLAELRSDGQINLLNALYIAANYPINEVTLFFNNRLFRGNRTTKAHADGFDAFASPNLQPLLEAGIHIRRLGTPPAPRNEGELIVHPITPQPIGVVTIYPGISADVVRNFLRQPVKALILRSYGVGNAPQNKAFLKELSEASERGIVVVNLTQCMSGKVNMGGYATGNALAHAGVIGGADMTVEATLTKLHYLLSKELDTDAIRKAMTQNLRGELTPDD from the coding sequence ATGCAGAAGAAATCGATTTACGTTGCCTATACCGGCGGGACCATTGGTATGCAGCGCTCCGAACAGGGTTACATCCCGGTCTCCGGACACCTTCAGCGCCAGCTGGCGCTGATGCCCGAATTTCACCGCCCGGAAATGCCCGACTTCACCATTCATGAATATACCCCGCTGATGGATTCGTCAGATATGACGCCGGAAGACTGGCAGCATATCGCCGACGACATCAAAAACCATTACGACCAGTACGACGGTTTTGTGATCCTTCATGGCACTGACACCATGGCGTTTACCGCCTCGGCGCTCTCGTTCATGCTGGAGAATCTGGGCAAACCGGTCATTGTGACAGGGTCACAAATACCGCTGGCGGAGCTGCGTTCTGACGGACAAATCAATCTTCTTAACGCGCTGTACATCGCGGCAAACTATCCGATCAACGAAGTCACCCTGTTCTTCAACAACCGTCTGTTTCGCGGTAACCGCACGACAAAGGCGCATGCCGACGGCTTTGACGCTTTCGCCTCCCCTAACCTCCAGCCGCTGCTGGAAGCAGGTATCCACATCCGTCGCCTGGGTACGCCACCGGCTCCGAGAAATGAAGGCGAACTGATTGTTCATCCGATCACGCCGCAGCCGATCGGGGTCGTCACGATTTATCCGGGGATCTCCGCCGATGTGGTGCGCAACTTCCTGCGCCAGCCGGTGAAAGCGCTGATTTTACGTTCTTACGGCGTCGGTAATGCGCCGCAAAATAAAGCGTTCCTGAAAGAGCTTAGCGAAGCCAGCGAGCGCGGCATCGTGGTGGTGAACCTCACGCAGTGCATGTCGGGGAAAGTGAACATGGGCGGCTATGCCACCGGCAACGCGCTGGCGCATGCGGGCGTGATTGGCGGCGCGGATATGACCGTTGAAGCGACCCTGACCAAACTGCATTATCTGCTCAGTAAAGAGCTGGATACAGATGCGATTCGCAAAGCGATGACGCAAAACCTGCGCGGCGAACTCACGCCGGACGACTAA
- a CDS encoding YnjH family protein, with amino-acid sequence MAAALMTLSLSTLANQNIRPDVQVNVPPEVFSSGGQRAQPCNQCCIYQDQNYSEGAVIKADGVLLQCQRDEKTISTNPLVWRRVKS; translated from the coding sequence ATGGCGGCAGCGCTGATGACACTGTCTTTATCCACTCTGGCGAATCAAAATATTCGCCCTGATGTTCAGGTGAACGTGCCGCCGGAGGTCTTCAGTTCCGGCGGACAGCGCGCGCAGCCCTGTAATCAGTGCTGCATTTATCAGGATCAGAATTATTCCGAAGGGGCGGTGATTAAAGCCGATGGCGTGCTGTTGCAGTGTCAGCGCGATGAGAAAACGATCAGCACGAATCCGCTGGTCTGGCGCCGCGTAAAATCATAA
- the gdhA gene encoding NADP-specific glutamate dehydrogenase, with protein MDQTRSLESFLNHVQKRDPNQTEFAQAVREVMTTLWPFIEQNPRYREMSLLERLVEPERVIQFRVVWLDDRNQVQVNRAWRVQFNSAIGPYKGGMRFHPSVNLSILKFLGFEQTFKNALTTLPMGGGKGGSDFDPKGKSEGEVMRFCQALMTELYRHLGPDTDVPAGDIGVGGREVGFMAGMMRKLSNNSGCVFTGKGLSFGGSLIRPEATGYGLVYFTEAMLKRHGLGFEGMRVAISGSGNVAQFAIEKAMEFGARVVTASDSSGTVVDESGFTKEKLARLCEIKASRDGRVADYAREFGLTYLEGKQPWSVPVDIALPCATQNELDVDAARQLIANGVKAVAEGANMPTTIEATDLFLEAGVLFAPGKAANAGGVATSGLEMAQNAARLSWKAEKVDARLHHIMLDIHHACVEYGGESKQTNYVRGANISAFVKIADAMFGQGVI; from the coding sequence ATGGATCAGACACGCTCTCTGGAATCATTCCTCAACCATGTCCAAAAGCGCGACCCGAATCAAACCGAGTTCGCGCAAGCCGTCCGTGAAGTCATGACCACCCTGTGGCCGTTCATTGAGCAAAACCCGCGTTATCGTGAAATGTCGTTGCTGGAACGGTTGGTTGAGCCAGAGCGTGTGATTCAGTTCCGCGTCGTGTGGCTGGACGATCGTAACCAGGTCCAGGTTAACCGCGCATGGCGTGTACAGTTCAACTCGGCGATTGGCCCGTACAAAGGCGGGATGCGCTTCCACCCTTCCGTTAACCTGTCGATCCTGAAGTTCCTCGGCTTTGAGCAAACCTTCAAGAATGCGCTGACCACCCTGCCGATGGGCGGGGGTAAAGGTGGTAGCGATTTCGACCCGAAAGGGAAAAGCGAAGGCGAAGTGATGCGTTTCTGTCAGGCGCTGATGACTGAACTGTATCGTCATCTGGGTCCGGATACTGACGTTCCTGCCGGTGATATCGGCGTGGGCGGTCGTGAAGTGGGCTTTATGGCCGGGATGATGCGTAAGCTCTCCAACAACAGCGGCTGTGTGTTTACCGGCAAAGGACTCTCCTTCGGCGGCAGCCTTATCCGTCCGGAAGCAACCGGTTACGGTCTGGTCTACTTCACCGAAGCGATGCTCAAGCGTCATGGTCTGGGCTTTGAAGGGATGCGCGTGGCGATTTCTGGCTCCGGCAACGTGGCGCAGTTTGCCATCGAAAAAGCAATGGAATTTGGCGCGCGCGTGGTGACGGCCTCCGACTCCAGCGGCACCGTCGTGGACGAGAGCGGCTTTACGAAAGAGAAACTGGCGCGTCTTTGTGAAATCAAAGCCAGCCGCGACGGTCGCGTGGCAGACTACGCCCGTGAGTTTGGCCTGACCTATCTGGAAGGCAAACAACCATGGTCAGTGCCGGTCGATATCGCCCTGCCGTGCGCCACGCAGAACGAACTCGATGTCGACGCCGCCCGTCAGCTTATCGCCAATGGCGTGAAAGCGGTGGCGGAAGGGGCAAACATGCCGACGACCATCGAAGCGACCGACCTGTTCCTCGAAGCCGGCGTGCTGTTTGCACCGGGCAAAGCGGCGAACGCCGGTGGCGTTGCCACCTCCGGTCTGGAAATGGCGCAGAACGCGGCGCGTCTGAGCTGGAAGGCTGAAAAAGTGGATGCCCGTCTGCACCACATCATGCTTGATATTCACCATGCCTGCGTCGAGTACGGCGGCGAAAGCAAGCAGACCAACTATGTCCGTGGGGCGAACATCTCAGCCTTCGTGAAGATTGCCGACGCCATGTTTGGCCAGGGTGTGATTTAA
- the sppA gene encoding signal peptide peptidase SppA, translated as MRTLWRFIAGFFKWTWRLLNFVREMVLNLFFIFLILVGVGVLMQVSSNNTSDKVGRGALMLDISGVIVDKPSSTSRLGVLSRQLLGASSDRLQENSLFDIVNTIRQAKDDRNITGIVMDLKNFAGADQPSMQYIGKALREFRDSGKPVYAVGDNFSQGQYYLASFANKIWLSPQGSVDIHGFATNGLYYKSLLDKLKVSTHVFRVGTYKSAVEPFIRDDMSPAAREADSRWIGELWQNYLNTIAANRQIPAEQVFPGAQGVLDALTKADGDTAKYALDSKLVDALLSSAEVEKALTKQFGWSKAENNYRAISYYDYTLNPPADTGSSIGVVFANGAIMDGEETPGNVGGDTTASQIRDARLDPKVKAIVLRVNSPGGSVTASEVIRSELAAARAAGKPVVVSMGGMAASGGYWISTPASYIVANPSTLTGSIGIFGVINTVENSLDSIGVHTDGVATSPLADISLTKALPPEAQQMMQLSIENGYKRFITLVAQARKSTPEQIDKIAQGHVWTGQDAKANGLVDSLGDFDDAVAKAAELAKLKAWHIDYYQDEPTFFDMVMDGMSGSVRAMLPQAIQAMLPAPLASAASTIKAEGDKLAAFNDPQNRYAFCLTCANVR; from the coding sequence ATGCGAACCCTGTGGCGATTCATTGCCGGTTTTTTTAAATGGACGTGGCGACTGCTTAATTTTGTCCGCGAGATGGTGCTTAACCTGTTCTTTATCTTCCTGATCCTGGTCGGTGTGGGAGTCTTGATGCAGGTCAGCAGCAATAACACCAGTGATAAAGTCGGTCGCGGTGCCCTGATGTTAGATATTTCCGGGGTGATCGTCGATAAACCGTCCAGCACCAGTCGTCTTGGCGTGCTCAGCCGTCAACTGCTGGGTGCCAGCTCCGACCGCCTGCAGGAAAACTCCCTGTTCGATATCGTCAATACCATTCGTCAGGCCAAAGACGATCGCAATATCACCGGTATTGTGATGGATCTGAAAAACTTCGCCGGCGCCGACCAGCCGTCAATGCAGTATATCGGCAAAGCGCTGCGTGAATTCCGCGACAGCGGAAAGCCGGTTTATGCCGTTGGCGATAACTTCAGTCAGGGTCAGTATTACCTCGCCAGTTTCGCCAATAAAATCTGGCTGTCGCCGCAGGGCTCCGTCGACATCCACGGTTTTGCCACCAACGGACTGTATTACAAATCCCTGCTGGATAAGCTGAAAGTGTCTACCCATGTGTTCCGCGTCGGTACTTATAAATCGGCCGTTGAGCCGTTTATTCGTGACGACATGTCGCCTGCGGCGCGGGAAGCGGACAGCCGCTGGATTGGCGAGCTGTGGCAGAACTACCTGAATACCATTGCCGCCAATCGTCAAATCCCGGCTGAGCAGGTCTTCCCTGGCGCACAGGGGGTTCTGGATGCGCTAACGAAAGCCGATGGTGATACGGCGAAGTACGCGCTCGACAGCAAACTGGTCGACGCCCTGCTTTCCAGCGCTGAAGTGGAAAAAGCCCTGACCAAACAGTTTGGCTGGAGCAAGGCCGAGAATAACTATCGCGCGATCAGCTACTACGACTATACGCTCAATCCGCCGGCGGATACGGGCAGCTCCATTGGCGTCGTGTTTGCTAACGGTGCGATCATGGATGGTGAAGAAACGCCGGGGAACGTTGGCGGAGATACCACCGCCTCGCAAATTCGCGATGCGCGTCTGGATCCAAAAGTGAAAGCCATTGTCCTGCGCGTCAACAGCCCTGGCGGCAGCGTGACGGCCTCGGAAGTGATTCGTTCGGAACTGGCCGCTGCGCGCGCTGCCGGTAAACCGGTGGTGGTATCGATGGGCGGAATGGCAGCCTCTGGCGGTTACTGGATCTCCACGCCAGCCAGCTACATTGTCGCCAACCCGAGCACACTGACCGGTTCGATTGGTATCTTCGGGGTGATTAACACCGTCGAAAATAGCCTCGATTCGATTGGTGTGCACACCGACGGCGTCGCCACCTCACCGCTGGCCGATATTTCGCTGACCAAAGCCCTGCCGCCGGAAGCACAGCAAATGATGCAACTGAGCATTGAGAATGGCTATAAGCGCTTTATCACCCTGGTGGCGCAGGCGCGTAAATCTACGCCTGAGCAAATTGATAAGATCGCGCAGGGCCACGTCTGGACCGGTCAGGACGCCAAAGCGAACGGTCTGGTCGATAGCCTGGGCGACTTCGACGATGCGGTCGCTAAAGCGGCTGAACTGGCGAAACTCAAAGCGTGGCATATCGACTATTATCAGGATGAGCCGACCTTCTTCGATATGGTTATGGACGGCATGTCAGGCTCCGTTCGCGCCATGCTGCCGCAGGCGATTCAGGCAATGCTCCCTGCGCCGCTGGCCTCAGCGGCCAGTACGATCAAGGCGGAAGGCGATAAGCTCGCCGCGTTCAACGATCCGCAAAACCGTTATGCGTTCTGTCTGACCTGCGCTAACGTGCGTTAA
- a CDS encoding pyrimidine (deoxy)nucleoside triphosphate diphosphatase, translating into MKTLDVVAAIIERDGKILLAQRPPQADQAGLWEFAGGKVEAGETQPQALVRELREELGIEATVGRYIASHQREVSGRMIHLHAWHVPTFSGEVMAHAHQQLVWCEPQAALDYPLAPADVPLLNAFMILRGARPADSC; encoded by the coding sequence ATGAAAACCCTCGACGTTGTTGCCGCGATTATTGAGCGTGATGGCAAGATTTTGCTCGCCCAACGCCCGCCACAGGCGGACCAGGCGGGATTATGGGAATTTGCCGGAGGCAAGGTGGAAGCGGGCGAAACGCAGCCGCAGGCGCTGGTCCGCGAACTGCGTGAAGAGTTAGGAATTGAAGCCACGGTGGGACGCTATATTGCCAGCCATCAGCGTGAAGTCTCCGGGCGGATGATTCATCTGCATGCCTGGCATGTCCCCACATTCAGCGGAGAGGTAATGGCGCATGCGCACCAGCAACTGGTGTGGTGCGAACCGCAGGCCGCGCTGGACTATCCGCTCGCCCCCGCCGATGTTCCTCTGCTTAACGCCTTTATGATTTTACGCGGCGCCAGACCAGCGGATTCGTGCTGA
- a CDS encoding NAD(P)H nitroreductase produces the protein MDALELLVNRRSASRLAEPAPAGEQLQNILRAGMRAPDHKTLQPWHFFVIEGEGRERFSAVLEKGAIAAGSDDKGIEKARTAPFRAPLIITVVAKCDENHKVPVWEQEMSAGCAVMAMQMAAIAQGFGGIWRSGALTDSPVVRDAFGCRPQDKIVGFLYLGTPQLKASTTISVPDTAPFVTKF, from the coding sequence ATGGATGCACTTGAATTACTTGTTAACCGCCGTAGCGCCTCTCGCCTGGCTGAGCCTGCACCTGCCGGTGAGCAACTGCAAAATATTCTCCGTGCGGGCATGCGCGCACCGGACCATAAGACTCTGCAACCGTGGCACTTCTTCGTCATTGAAGGCGAAGGGCGCGAACGCTTCAGCGCGGTGCTGGAAAAGGGGGCGATTGCCGCCGGAAGCGATGACAAAGGGATTGAAAAAGCGCGCACCGCACCGTTTCGCGCGCCGCTTATCATCACCGTAGTCGCGAAATGCGACGAAAATCATAAGGTCCCGGTCTGGGAACAGGAAATGTCCGCAGGCTGCGCGGTGATGGCGATGCAAATGGCGGCTATCGCGCAGGGCTTTGGCGGAATCTGGCGTAGCGGTGCGTTAACCGACAGCCCGGTGGTGCGCGACGCGTTTGGCTGTCGCCCGCAGGATAAGATCGTCGGCTTCCTCTACCTCGGTACACCGCAACTGAAAGCCTCCACCACCATCAGCGTGCCGGATACCGCGCCGTTTGTGACGAAATTTTAG
- the selD gene encoding selenide, water dikinase SelD, which translates to MSEHAIRLTQYSHGAGCGCKISPKVLETILHSEQAKFVDPNLLVGNETRDDAAVYDLGNGTSVISTTDFFMPIVDNPFDFGRIAATNAISDIFAMGGKPIMAIAILGWPISKLSPEIAREVTEGGRFACRQAGIALAGGHSIDAPEPIFGLAVTGIVPTERVKKNSTAHAGCKLFLTKPLGIGVLTTAEKKSLLKPEHQGLATEVMCRMNIAGASFANIDGVKAMTDVTGFGLLGHLSEMCQGAGVQAQICYQDIPKLPGVEEYIRLGAVPGGTERNFASYGHLMGEMPQAVRALLCDPQTSGGLLLAVTPEAEEEVKATAAEFGIEMSAIGELVEARGGRAMVEIR; encoded by the coding sequence ATGAGCGAGCATGCTATTCGTTTAACGCAGTACAGCCACGGAGCGGGTTGCGGTTGTAAAATTTCCCCGAAAGTGCTGGAAACCATCCTGCACAGCGAGCAGGCGAAGTTTGTCGACCCGAACCTGCTTGTGGGAAATGAAACCCGCGACGACGCGGCGGTGTACGATCTGGGCAATGGCACCAGCGTCATCAGTACCACCGACTTCTTTATGCCGATTGTCGATAATCCGTTTGATTTTGGCCGCATTGCGGCGACCAACGCCATTAGCGATATTTTCGCGATGGGCGGCAAACCGATTATGGCGATCGCGATCCTGGGCTGGCCTATCAGCAAGCTGTCGCCGGAAATTGCCCGCGAAGTGACCGAAGGCGGACGCTTTGCCTGCCGTCAGGCGGGTATTGCGCTGGCGGGCGGACACTCGATTGACGCGCCGGAACCGATCTTCGGTCTGGCCGTAACCGGCATTGTCCCCACCGAACGGGTGAAGAAAAACAGTACCGCCCATGCCGGCTGTAAACTGTTCCTGACCAAACCGTTGGGCATTGGCGTGCTGACCACTGCAGAGAAAAAATCGCTGCTGAAACCTGAACATCAGGGGCTGGCAACGGAAGTGATGTGCCGGATGAACATTGCCGGGGCGTCATTTGCCAACATCGACGGTGTGAAAGCCATGACCGATGTGACCGGCTTTGGTCTGCTGGGCCATCTCAGCGAGATGTGCCAGGGCGCAGGCGTACAGGCGCAGATCTGTTATCAGGACATCCCTAAACTGCCGGGCGTGGAAGAGTACATCCGCCTGGGCGCCGTGCCGGGTGGCACAGAGCGTAACTTTGCCAGCTACGGACACCTGATGGGTGAAATGCCGCAGGCGGTGCGCGCGCTGCTGTGCGATCCGCAAACGTCCGGCGGCCTGCTGCTGGCGGTGACGCCAGAGGCCGAAGAAGAAGTCAAAGCGACTGCCGCAGAGTTTGGTATTGAGATGAGCGCCATTGGCGAACTGGTTGAAGCCCGTGGCGGTCGCGCCATGGTTGAGATCCGTTAA